One segment of Asaia bogorensis NBRC 16594 DNA contains the following:
- a CDS encoding head GIN domain-containing protein: MSRISLGVFLVLTISPALAETSLPTTPEAALAAAPYTLHIEAGCAARIHVRGAGALQQNADMREVPAGLSFEAGHHDAWLTGNACGQDATIQLREGAAIVSTAMNYDKLDIDWVNGPLSLRQGRGDISVDKASALLLRGSGPGALSLGTLTGPAILATSGPGEAQIDTATAPSVVIGTTGPGDVVIRGGTIDQLAVSLSGPGDAIFDGVARNATLRTSASGDIRVHQVLGDEHAHSSASGSIEIAMPSGHGERFTGVVRDSNTNNGTRITPDDMRLADGTRINSHRLIKPDGTIIDFDALRRMGSESVHVSTPEPPEPPEPPEPPEPPAASVTSRAAHPSTQHTPSSPYTFGMTLPTLSDNGSMASGLVALSALAIALMRRRLIPKIIAALQSHHPALARKVEPFLLSLMTRVSDPMPQTQLPQLLDLTERLQKLDRRVGAVETCVTSRDFHLHTQFRDLDRRQNGA; encoded by the coding sequence ATGAGCCGTATCAGCCTGGGCGTTTTTCTCGTCCTGACCATATCGCCCGCCCTTGCAGAAACGAGCTTGCCCACGACACCGGAGGCCGCACTCGCCGCCGCACCCTATACGCTGCATATCGAGGCGGGATGCGCCGCCCGTATTCACGTCCGGGGTGCCGGGGCGCTCCAGCAGAATGCCGACATGCGGGAGGTGCCAGCGGGTCTCTCCTTCGAGGCAGGTCACCACGACGCGTGGCTGACCGGCAACGCCTGCGGTCAGGATGCCACAATTCAGCTACGCGAGGGGGCAGCCATTGTCTCCACCGCGATGAATTACGACAAACTGGATATCGACTGGGTCAACGGACCGCTCTCCCTGCGTCAGGGCCGGGGCGATATCTCGGTCGACAAGGCGAGCGCCCTTCTGCTGAGGGGCAGCGGTCCAGGCGCGCTTTCCCTGGGCACACTGACCGGGCCGGCAATTCTTGCCACCTCCGGGCCGGGCGAGGCGCAAATCGATACCGCGACTGCGCCCTCGGTCGTGATCGGCACGACCGGTCCCGGCGATGTCGTCATACGCGGTGGCACTATCGACCAGCTTGCCGTGTCGTTGTCCGGTCCGGGTGACGCCATCTTTGACGGCGTGGCACGCAACGCCACGCTACGCACCAGCGCTTCGGGCGATATCCGCGTGCATCAGGTGCTGGGAGACGAGCACGCCCATTCGAGCGCGAGCGGCAGTATCGAAATTGCCATGCCGTCCGGCCATGGCGAGCGCTTTACCGGCGTGGTGCGCGACAGCAACACGAATAATGGCACCCGCATCACGCCCGACGACATGCGTCTGGCCGATGGGACACGCATCAACAGCCATCGCCTGATCAAGCCAGATGGCACGATCATCGATTTCGATGCGCTGCGTCGCATGGGAAGTGAGAGTGTTCACGTCTCCACCCCTGAGCCTCCAGAGCCACCAGAGCCACCAGAACCTCCCGAGCCACCGGCAGCGTCAGTCACGTCGAGGGCGGCCCATCCCAGCACGCAACATACGCCCTCCAGCCCATACACATTCGGAATGACCCTACCTACACTGTCCGATAACGGCAGCATGGCCTCCGGGCTGGTTGCGCTGAGTGCGCTGGCCATTGCCTTGATGCGTCGGCGTCTCATCCCGAAGATCATCGCGGCCCTTCAAAGCCATCATCCGGCACTTGCCCGCAAGGTCGAGCCTTTCCTTCTGTCGCTCATGACCCGTGTGTCAGACCCGATGCCACAAACCCAGCTTCCGCAGTTGCTTGATCTGACAGAGCGTCTGCAAAAGCTCGACAGGCGTGTAGGGGCCGTTGAGACCTGCGTCACCTCGCGCGACTTCCACCTGCATACGCAGTTTCGCGATCTGGACCGGCGTCAGAACGGGGCCTGA
- a CDS encoding GIN domain-containing protein, producing the protein MIRLPLPRYPYAAVSRILPQVIGLTGLCFLLPITALADPTLSNTALSSAATPQALLDAAPYTLRLNTSCTSSITIEGASEGQGDAALLEDRDGGQMAGLTIAGSGHETTVDGNQCERASTLHVRPGTAIIASMRGFGSLHISGVNGPVSLTQRGSGTISIDQATALVLNENGFGSLRLGWLNGPATLTTSGSGSVTIARVDASHLTANSGGFGSITLNAGTIGALNADIHGSGHLKFGGTVGTANLVASGYGGIDIDRVTGELHQEAHSPATISLNHASSLRKSSHASHAILTLPDGTVITAHSLTRPDGTVISFDNDESDDRATAGDDATPRHGHRRWLGWGLLALILIVFRRRIAGFVPVDFLSRIRRSAGSSHAPLPLAASAPEIATLEARLQRLDKRVSDIEQCVTSRNFHLHREFHHLARNHG; encoded by the coding sequence GTGATCCGCCTGCCCCTGCCCCGTTATCCGTATGCAGCCGTGAGCCGGATCCTGCCGCAGGTCATAGGCCTTACGGGTCTGTGCTTCCTGCTTCCCATCACAGCCCTTGCCGATCCGACACTTTCGAATACGGCCCTTTCGAGCGCGGCCACGCCTCAGGCGCTTCTTGATGCAGCCCCCTATACGCTGCGCCTGAACACCTCATGCACGTCGTCCATCACGATCGAGGGGGCCAGCGAGGGTCAGGGTGACGCTGCCCTGCTGGAGGACCGGGATGGTGGGCAGATGGCAGGGCTGACGATTGCCGGCTCGGGTCATGAAACAACTGTCGATGGCAATCAGTGCGAGCGTGCCTCGACCCTGCATGTCAGACCGGGTACAGCCATCATCGCGTCCATGCGTGGCTTTGGTTCGCTGCATATTTCCGGCGTCAACGGGCCGGTTTCGCTCACTCAGCGTGGCAGCGGCACGATTTCCATCGATCAGGCAACGGCGCTTGTGCTGAACGAGAACGGCTTTGGCAGTTTGCGGCTCGGCTGGCTGAACGGCCCCGCCACCCTGACCACTTCAGGCAGCGGCAGTGTCACGATTGCCCGCGTAGATGCCTCACACCTTACGGCAAACTCGGGAGGGTTTGGCTCCATCACCCTGAATGCCGGGACCATCGGGGCACTCAACGCCGATATTCATGGTTCCGGGCATCTGAAATTCGGCGGAACAGTCGGCACGGCAAACCTTGTCGCTTCGGGCTATGGCGGGATCGACATCGATAGGGTAACGGGCGAACTGCACCAGGAAGCCCATTCCCCAGCGACGATTTCACTCAATCATGCGTCGTCCCTCCGCAAATCGTCTCATGCAAGCCATGCTATCCTCACCCTGCCTGATGGCACCGTCATCACGGCCCATAGTCTGACGCGGCCCGACGGCACGGTTATCAGCTTTGACAATGATGAAAGCGACGACCGGGCCACAGCCGGTGATGACGCGACACCGCGTCACGGCCATCGGCGATGGCTGGGCTGGGGCCTCTTGGCGCTGATCCTTATCGTGTTCCGTCGGCGTATTGCAGGCTTCGTACCGGTGGATTTTCTGTCGCGCATCAGGCGTTCTGCCGGCTCGTCCCATGCGCCCCTGCCCTTGGCGGCGAGCGCGCCGGAAATTGCTACACTGGAAGCCCGTTTGCAGCGTCTCGACAAACGCGTGAGCGATATCGAGCAATGCGTGACCTCGCGCAATTTCCACCTGCATCGAGAATTTCATCATCTCGCCAGAAATCACGGGTGA